A stretch of DNA from Micromonospora sp. WMMD1155:
CGTCCCGCGCGGCGTTGCGCGGCCGACAGGACCGGCATCACCGCCAGGGACACCGCGGCCAGGACCAGGCCGATCGTGGAGTGCTCCGCGCGGTCGGCGCCGACGAGCGCGCGCACCGACTCGACGGACACGTACGCGGCGAGGGCGAAGAACGACAGCGCGATGATCCGCAGCGCGGCGCGTTCCCGACGTTGGTGGTCGGGGCCGGAGAACTGCCAGGCCACGGCGGCGGCGGAGGCCACCTCGATGACGGAGTCGAGCCCGAACCCGATCAGCGCGGTCGAGGAGGCCATCCTCCCGGCACTGATGGCGATGACCGCCTCGATCACGTTGTAGGTGATCGTCGCGGCGACGAGCAGGCGCACCCGCCGGATCAGGGTCGAGCGGCGGCCCGGCGACGGGCCGAGCGCCACGAGCGGTAGGGGCGTTCCCATCAGCAGCACCCCTCGGACTCGGCGGCCGGGCAGGCGGCCGGATCGACGGCCAATACCAGGCCGAGCAGGTCCCCGAGGGCGTGCGCGAGGCGCGCGTCAGCCAGTTCGTAGCGGCTACGGCGGCCCTCTGGCACTGCGACGACCAGGCCGCAGCCCCGCAGGCACGCCAGATGGTTGGACAGGTTCTGCCGACTCGTGGACAGCAGGTCGGCGAGTTCTGCCGGATAGCCGGGCCCGTCGCGCAGCGCGAGCAGGAGCCGGGCGCGAACCGGGTCGGACAGGGCGTGACCGAAGCGGGCCAGAACCTGCCCATGCGTGAGCGTCTCCACTCCACGAC
This window harbors:
- a CDS encoding cation transporter, with product MGTPLPLVALGPSPGRRSTLIRRVRLLVAATITYNVIEAVIAISAGRMASSTALIGFGLDSVIEVASAAAVAWQFSGPDHQRRERAALRIIALSFFALAAYVSVESVRALVGADRAEHSTIGLVLAAVSLAVMPVLSAAQRRAGRELGSASAVADSKQTLLCTYLSAVLLVGLAVNSLFGWWWADPAAALVIAAVAVKEGREAWRGDSCCAPGAALRSPVAGDDANGCDDGCCTTDNR
- a CDS encoding metalloregulator ArsR/SmtB family transcription factor, whose product is MYGRGVETLTHGQVLARFGHALSDPVRARLLLALRDGPGYPAELADLLSTSRQNLSNHLACLRGCGLVVAVPEGRRSRYELADARLAHALGDLLGLVLAVDPAACPAAESEGCC